Proteins from a genomic interval of Lactococcus protaetiae:
- a CDS encoding MATE family efflux transporter: MMPVQGLIIAFFGGFSLACSVMVGQALGRDEKMLAYRTGQRILILSFVFPLILGLIYLPVNHWYMSFYHLSDYSFRMTSILMIVMVMFLPVKVVNMVITQGILSAGAKLDLF; this comes from the coding sequence ATGATGCCTGTACAAGGTTTAATTATCGCTTTTTTTGGTGGTTTCTCGCTTGCTTGTTCCGTAATGGTTGGTCAGGCGCTTGGAAGAGATGAAAAAATGCTTGCCTATCGAACTGGTCAACGGATATTAATTTTAAGCTTTGTTTTTCCTTTAATCTTAGGTTTGATTTATTTGCCAGTTAATCATTGGTATATGAGTTTTTATCATTTGTCAGATTACTCCTTTAGGATGACGAGTATTTTGATGATAGTGATGGTGATGTTTTTACCAGTTAAAGTTGTTAATATGGTGATTACACAAGGCATACTATCAGCAGGGGCGAAACTCGATTTGTTTTGA